The DNA sequence TTACATGGGCAACTATGATTTCTGGTATGAATCCAGCCAGCTGATTCAGCAGCTGCTGCGGGACCAGAATAAAAAGAAGGAAGAAAAAATCCGTGACCTGCAGAACTTTATTGCCCGATTTAGTGCCAATGCCAGTAAGTCAAGACAGGCAACATCCCGTAAAAAACTGCTGGATAAAATCAGCCTGAATGATATTCCCACGACCTCCCGCCGGTATCCTTTCGTTGGTTTCAAGCCTGAACGGGAACCGGGCAATGATATCCTGTTTGTTACCGACCTTTCCAAGACCATTGAAGGGGAAAAGGTTCTGGATAAACTGAATCTGACCATACTTCCGGGCGAGAAAGTTGCTTTTACCGGATCCGATGTCTCGATCACTACGCTGTTCCGGATCCTGGCTGGCGAAATGGAGCCGGATGAAGGGGATTTCCGTTTCGGCGTTACCATCACCCAAGCCTATTTCCCCAAGGACAATACGGATTATTTCAAGGATTGCGATCTTTCACTGGTTGACTGGATGCGCCAGTATTCCCAGGATCAGACCGAAACCTATATCCGGGGCTTCCTGGGCCGCATGCTGTTCTCGGGCGATGAGGCGTTGAAAGAGGCCAAGGTTCTCTCCGGCGGTGAAAAAGTCCGCTGCATGCTTTCCCGGATGATGCTATCCTCGGCAAACCTGCTGATGCTGGATCAGCCGACCAATCATCTGGACCTTGAATCCATTACGGCAGTCAACGATGGACTGATCAACTTCAAGGGAGTCATCCTGTTCACGTCTTATGACCATCAGTTTGTGCACACCATCGCGAACCGAATCATTGAACTGACGCCTTCCGGCATCGTGGACTTCCATGGCACCTACGATGAGTACCTGGAATCCAAGGAAATTTATAATTAACTTTGAATCACTCAGCTGCCGGCTACCATCACCAGGCTGCCGTCACCCGGCGGCAATCACCCGAATGGCCGGTGTTATAAAATGTTCATCTAAAAAACCGCAAGAGCAGCCGATGGCTGCTCTTGTGGTTTTCTTAGAAGAATGATGTTTGTTCACCCGGAGCCAGCTCAATTCTGAGACCTCGACCCCAGGGGCGAAGCTGTGACTGGATGGCCTTGAAGGGACGTTCCGGATTCAGATAATCCTTGAGGGAGGATTCTTCCAGAAGGACCGGCATCCGGGGATGAATCGACTGCATTTGCTGATCGGCATCCGTTGTGAGGATCACGAAGCGGCTTTTGGGCTGGCCTTCTTCCTGCCAGGTCCGGTACAGACCGGCCATGAAAAAGAAGGGGGCTTCAGTAGAAATGGAAAATTTCCGCTTATTGTTCCACTCGTAGAAAGCGCTGGCCGGTACCGCGCAGCGGTGGTCGTGGACCAGGGATCGAAACATCGGTTTTTCATCAATTGATTCGACGCGGCCGTTGAAGACCAGTTTCTTCTCCAGGGGGAATCCCCAGGTCTGGAGCTGGATGCCTTCCGGCGTCAGAACCGGAGCTTCACTGCCGGGGTAATAGTCACGGCCGGGCGAACTCAGATCCAGTTCATACCGTTTGTAGCGCTTGTCGA is a window from the Clostridiaceae bacterium HFYG-1003 genome containing:
- a CDS encoding ATP-binding cassette domain-containing protein, with amino-acid sequence MITVNNVSLRYGGRKLFDDVNLKFTPGNCYGVIGANGAGKSTFLKILSGELEPNTGEVSLGSGMRMSVLKQDHHEFDQNRVLETVIRGNEKLYAIMVEKDEIYAKPDFTDEDGMRAAVLEGEFADMNGWEAEAEASLLLQGLGVDTGLHDKLLSELEDDQKVKVLLAQALFGKPGILILDEPTNNLDVRAITWLENFLAEFEGTVIVVSHDRHFLNMVCTHICDVDFGKIKIYMGNYDFWYESSQLIQQLLRDQNKKKEEKIRDLQNFIARFSANASKSRQATSRKKLLDKISLNDIPTTSRRYPFVGFKPEREPGNDILFVTDLSKTIEGEKVLDKLNLTILPGEKVAFTGSDVSITTLFRILAGEMEPDEGDFRFGVTITQAYFPKDNTDYFKDCDLSLVDWMRQYSQDQTETYIRGFLGRMLFSGDEALKEAKVLSGGEKVRCMLSRMMLSSANLLMLDQPTNHLDLESITAVNDGLINFKGVILFTSYDHQFVHTIANRIIELTPSGIVDFHGTYDEYLESKEIYN
- a CDS encoding SOS response-associated peptidase → MCGRFRIEISPKDIIGFYRLIEEIDKRYKRYELDLSSPGRDYYPGSEAPVLTPEGIQLQTWGFPLEKKLVFNGRVESIDEKPMFRSLVHDHRCAVPASAFYEWNNKRKFSISTEAPFFFMAGLYRTWQEEGQPKSRFVILTTDADQQMQSIHPRMPVLLEESSLKDYLNPERPFKAIQSQLRPWGRGLRIELAPGEQTSFF